In one Methanobrevibacter arboriphilus genomic region, the following are encoded:
- a CDS encoding 2TM domain-containing protein, producing the protein MENYDDKAYKRAKKRVDDVKGFYIHLVTYIIINFFLFIINLIFTPGTWWFLFPLIFWGIGLIFHFLGIFVFENKLLGKEWEEKKIKKYIEEEKNKK; encoded by the coding sequence ATGGAAAATTATGATGATAAAGCTTACAAAAGAGCTAAAAAGAGAGTGGATGATGTAAAAGGATTTTATATTCATTTAGTTACATATATTATAATAAACTTTTTTTTGTTTATAATAAATTTAATATTCACTCCAGGTACATGGTGGTTTTTATTCCCACTTATCTTCTGGGGAATAGGTTTGATCTTTCACTTCTTAGGAATTTTTGTATTTGAAAATAAACTATTAGGAAAAGAATGGGAAGAAAAAAAGATAAAAAAATACATAGAAGAAGAAAAAAATAAAAAATAG
- a CDS encoding DUF116 domain-containing protein produces the protein MMTIDTLFQIFGQTLVLIAVGLFILLILALILGRILLKKDILIFPRLIIFALDVFYSPLKRLAKSLGFDESMVDHIGVEVRNKVNEKRFSKADPRKKIIVFPHCLRNPKCEAILDETGLVCDCCGKCAIGIIKPKAEKMGYKVFVIPGSTFVKKIVKNNEFESVLGVACYEDLNLTMMKLADFSPQGVLLSRTGCFKTKVDVKTVLDKIGYKENNEEENESFSYYKDFDVGCTDKKHKMN, from the coding sequence ATCATGACAATCGATACTTTATTTCAAATATTTGGACAAACATTAGTCTTAATAGCTGTAGGATTATTTATCTTACTCATTTTAGCCCTAATTTTAGGTAGAATACTACTTAAAAAAGACATACTTATTTTCCCAAGGTTAATTATTTTTGCATTGGATGTTTTTTACTCACCATTAAAAAGATTAGCTAAAAGTTTAGGGTTTGATGAGTCAATGGTAGATCATATTGGAGTTGAAGTTAGAAATAAAGTTAACGAAAAAAGATTTAGCAAGGCAGACCCTAGAAAAAAGATAATTGTATTTCCACATTGTCTTAGAAACCCAAAATGTGAAGCTATATTAGATGAAACAGGACTAGTTTGTGATTGTTGTGGTAAATGTGCAATTGGAATAATAAAACCAAAAGCAGAAAAAATGGGTTATAAAGTTTTTGTAATTCCAGGATCAACTTTTGTAAAAAAGATTGTTAAAAACAATGAATTTGAATCTGTGCTTGGAGTAGCGTGTTATGAAGATTTAAACTTAACCATGATGAAATTAGCTGATTTTTCACCACAAGGAGTTTTACTTTCAAGAACAGGTTGTTTTAAAACAAAAGTAGATGTTAAAACAGTTCTAGATAAAATTGGCTACAAAGAAAATAACGAAGAAGAAAATGAATCATTTAGTTATTATAAAGACTTTGATGTAGGTTGTACAGATAAAAAACACAAAATGAATTAA